One part of the Olleya sp. YS genome encodes these proteins:
- a CDS encoding YkgJ family cysteine cluster protein, with translation MEAFLNNLPKLAKDKHKDNKTFFTKLKKKPPKQLDYLMQELHEEEFKQTDCLTCANCCKTTGPLFTDKDIQRIAKHFRLKPQQFIDSYLRLDEDNDYVLQSVPCTFLGADNYCSIYDVRPKACAEFPHTNRKKFQQISNLTLKNVAICPAAFNIVEKMKTLIK, from the coding sequence ATGGAAGCATTTTTAAATAATCTCCCAAAGCTTGCCAAAGATAAGCATAAGGACAATAAAACTTTTTTTACCAAATTAAAAAAGAAGCCACCAAAACAATTAGATTATTTAATGCAAGAGTTGCATGAAGAGGAGTTTAAACAAACCGACTGTTTAACTTGTGCAAATTGTTGTAAAACCACTGGACCTTTATTTACTGATAAAGATATACAACGCATTGCAAAACATTTTAGACTAAAACCACAACAATTTATTGATAGTTACTTGCGTTTAGACGAAGACAATGACTACGTCCTACAATCTGTACCTTGTACTTTTTTAGGAGCTGATAATTATTGTTCAATATATGATGTACGTCCAAAAGCGTGTGCCGAATTCCCGCATACCAACAGAAAAAAGTTTCAACAAATATCTAATTTAACATTAAAAAATGTAGCCATTTGTCCTGCAGCTTTTAATATTGTCGAGAAGATGAAAACGTTAATAAAGTAA
- a CDS encoding class I SAM-dependent methyltransferase, translated as MKDLFGTALLDYQNGDYTEDLITSTNISGEDILPLPYLFRGYKNMPKLEQKALQLSKGHVLDVGCGAGNHSLYLQEKGLTVKAIDVSKGAIEVCKIRGVRRAEMIDVLKETETFDTILLLMNGTGIFQKLHRVTTYLKHLKSLLNEDGQILIDSSDIQYMYVDEDGGFWQDMNANYYGELDYFLSYKGEEEAPMTWLYLDFNTLLTACTAVGLKCEMLAEGEHYDYLAKLYI; from the coding sequence ATGAAAGACCTTTTTGGAACAGCATTATTAGATTACCAAAATGGTGATTACACAGAAGATTTAATAACCTCAACTAATATTTCTGGAGAGGATATATTACCTCTTCCTTATCTATTTAGAGGTTACAAAAACATGCCTAAATTAGAACAAAAAGCATTGCAGCTATCCAAAGGACACGTATTAGATGTTGGTTGTGGAGCAGGTAACCACAGTCTGTATTTGCAAGAAAAAGGTCTAACTGTAAAAGCTATTGACGTTTCTAAAGGCGCTATAGAAGTCTGTAAAATAAGAGGTGTAAGACGTGCTGAAATGATAGATGTATTAAAAGAAACCGAAACTTTTGACACCATTTTACTATTAATGAATGGTACTGGAATTTTTCAAAAACTACATCGTGTTACAACTTATTTGAAGCATTTAAAATCTTTATTAAATGAAGATGGGCAAATCCTTATAGATTCTAGTGATATACAATACATGTATGTTGATGAGGATGGTGGGTTTTGGCAAGATATGAATGCTAATTATTATGGCGAATTAGATTACTTTTTAAGCTATAAAGGTGAGGAGGAAGCACCTATGACATGGCTTTATCTTGATTTTAACACCTTACTCACCGCTTGTACTGCTGTAGGGCTAAAATGCGAAATGCTCGCGGAAGGCGAGCATTATGACTATTTAGCTAAACTTTATATTTAG
- a CDS encoding DUF2059 domain-containing protein: MKKFFTLICFLAIGTLSFAQVDEYSEDVKKCIKSNGTMTYYEGVIDQMFTMLEEQFASQEVPAEVWRELKKVKPESMDELAQMIVSAYRAHFTHQDVKNMNALYATKAGQNMFKPEALSEGDKIILKEFYQSETGQKIVSSQDSMNASMSDISIMWSGDLYKSMIAKLSEKGYTI; this comes from the coding sequence ATGAAAAAATTTTTCACATTAATATGCTTTTTAGCAATCGGAACATTAAGCTTTGCACAAGTTGATGAGTACAGCGAAGATGTAAAAAAGTGCATTAAAAGTAATGGTACTATGACTTACTATGAAGGAGTTATAGATCAAATGTTTACTATGTTAGAAGAGCAATTTGCTTCTCAAGAAGTACCTGCAGAAGTCTGGAGAGAACTTAAAAAAGTCAAACCAGAATCTATGGATGAATTAGCACAAATGATTGTAAGTGCCTACAGAGCACATTTTACGCACCAAGATGTTAAAAACATGAATGCCTTATATGCTACCAAAGCAGGTCAAAACATGTTTAAACCTGAAGCATTATCTGAAGGTGATAAAATTATTTTAAAAGAATTTTACCAAAGCGAAACAGGACAAAAAATTGTAAGCTCTCAAGATTCGATGAATGCTTCAATGAGTGATATTTCTATCATGTGGAGTGGCGATTTATATAAAAGTATGATAGCAAAACTATCAGAAAAAGGATATACTATCTAA